Proteins from one Mycobacterium sp. HUMS_12744610 genomic window:
- a CDS encoding glycosyltransferase translates to MRVVQVANFYGPRSGGLRTAVDRLGAEYCASGHEVFLIVPGSFPERTLLPTGVIRITLPARLIPLTGGYRAVLPGPVKALLEALEPDALEVSDRLTLRSLGRWGRAHGARTVMISHERLDRLVGQILPRRPAKKFADLANRRTAADYDTVVCTTGFAREEFDRVGASNTVTVPLGVDLQTFHPRRHSYLVRRRWATPQQILLVHCGRLSVEKRVDRSIDALGTLHHAGVDARLLVVGEGPLRARLERQAARLPIHFTGFVNDRHTVAGLLASADVTLAPGPHETFGLAALESLACGTPAVVSRTSALTEIITPDSGALADNDPRAIAHAVGAIVRRPEFHRRSSARRRAEDFTWQRAAAGMLASLETRGGGGRDGDSEHTA, encoded by the coding sequence ATGCGTGTTGTCCAGGTCGCCAACTTCTACGGCCCACGGTCCGGCGGCTTGCGCACCGCGGTCGACCGGTTGGGCGCGGAGTATTGCGCCAGCGGGCACGAGGTCTTCCTGATCGTTCCCGGTTCGTTTCCCGAACGGACCCTGCTGCCGACGGGCGTGATACGAATTACTCTGCCCGCCAGGCTAATTCCTCTGACGGGTGGCTACCGAGCGGTGCTGCCGGGCCCCGTCAAGGCCCTGCTGGAGGCGCTGGAGCCCGACGCGCTGGAGGTGTCCGACCGGCTCACGCTGCGGTCCCTGGGCCGCTGGGGCCGCGCACACGGCGCCAGGACGGTGATGATCTCCCACGAACGCCTGGATCGCCTTGTGGGACAGATACTCCCGCGCCGCCCCGCCAAGAAGTTCGCCGACCTCGCCAACAGGCGCACCGCGGCCGACTACGACACCGTGGTGTGCACGACGGGCTTCGCGCGCGAGGAGTTCGACCGCGTCGGCGCGTCGAACACCGTCACCGTCCCGCTCGGCGTGGACCTGCAGACGTTCCACCCGCGGCGCCACTCCTACCTGGTACGCCGGCGCTGGGCGACGCCGCAGCAGATCCTGCTGGTCCACTGCGGCCGGCTGTCGGTGGAGAAGCGGGTCGACCGCAGCATCGACGCGCTCGGCACCCTGCACCACGCCGGCGTCGACGCCCGGCTGCTGGTCGTGGGCGAGGGGCCGTTGCGCGCCCGGCTCGAGCGGCAGGCCGCCCGGTTGCCGATCCACTTCACCGGCTTCGTCAACGACCGGCACACCGTCGCCGGGCTGCTGGCGTCGGCCGACGTGACCCTGGCGCCCGGCCCGCACGAGACATTCGGGCTCGCCGCGCTGGAATCGCTGGCGTGCGGGACCCCGGCCGTGGTCTCGCGCACCTCGGCGCTGACCGAGATCATCACCCCCGACAGCGGCGCCCTGGCCGACAACGACCCCCGGGCCATCGCCCACGCGGTCGGCGCGATCGTCCGCCGGCCCGAGTTCCACCGACGCTCCTCCGCGCGCCGCCGCGCGGAGGACTTCACCTGGCAGCGGGCCGCGGCCGGCATGCTGGCGTCGCTGGAAACCCGCGGCGGGGGCGGCCGGGACGGCGATTCGGAACACACCGCCTAG
- the budA gene encoding acetolactate decarboxylase, which yields MGHSTLAHQRADSEVYQFSTIGALLDGVYDGDVTVAEIMRHGDFGLGTFNHLDGEMVVLDGVCYRLRADGTAARAEPTDRTPFAAVTRFHADFEFDIAEPTARSAVIDAIDHRIASANLIYAIRVTGRFRELRTRTVMAQEPPYPPLTQATEDQAETVFTDANGTLVGFRTPDFEQGIAVAGYHLHFLDADRTAGGHVLDFVLERGRAAVSGAAQLHLSLPTSGAFLDARLSGAELAERIDQAEGPRAGRPPKP from the coding sequence TTGGGCCACAGCACTCTCGCTCATCAGCGGGCCGACTCCGAGGTGTATCAGTTCTCGACGATCGGCGCGCTGCTGGACGGGGTCTACGACGGCGACGTCACGGTCGCCGAGATCATGCGCCACGGCGACTTCGGCCTGGGCACCTTCAACCACCTCGACGGCGAGATGGTGGTCCTGGACGGCGTCTGCTACCGGTTGCGCGCCGACGGAACCGCCGCCCGGGCGGAGCCGACCGATCGCACGCCGTTCGCGGCGGTCACCCGATTCCACGCCGACTTCGAGTTCGACATCGCCGAACCCACCGCCAGGTCGGCGGTGATCGACGCCATCGACCACCGGATCGCAAGCGCCAACCTGATTTACGCGATCCGGGTCACCGGCCGGTTCCGCGAGCTGCGTACCCGCACGGTGATGGCCCAGGAGCCGCCCTACCCGCCGTTGACGCAGGCGACCGAGGACCAGGCCGAAACCGTGTTCACCGACGCGAACGGCACACTGGTCGGCTTCCGCACCCCCGACTTCGAGCAGGGAATCGCCGTCGCCGGTTACCATCTGCACTTCCTCGACGCCGACCGCACCGCCGGTGGCCACGTCCTCGACTTCGTCCTCGAGCGCGGGCGGGCCGCGGTCAGCGGCGCCGCACAGCTGCACCTGAGCCTGCCCACCTCCGGCGCGTTCCTCGACGCACGGCTTTCCGGCGCTGAGCTCGCCGAGCGGATCGACCAGGCCGAAGGCCCCCGGGCCGGTCGGCCGCCCAAGCCGTGA
- a CDS encoding thiamine pyrophosphate-dependent enzyme: protein MAACLVRPGTPVVSVSGDGGFLFSAQELETATRLGLTFTHIVLRDNAYDMVGFQEVLRYGRTSGVALGDYDIVSYAAAFGARGHRVETLDDFGATVRRGLAEPGVSLIDVPVDYSRNAELAADLHADSFE from the coding sequence ATGGCCGCCTGCCTGGTGCGCCCCGGCACCCCGGTGGTCTCCGTATCCGGCGACGGCGGATTTTTGTTCTCCGCGCAGGAACTCGAGACGGCTACCCGCCTGGGCCTGACGTTCACCCATATCGTCCTGCGCGACAACGCCTACGACATGGTGGGCTTCCAGGAGGTCCTGAGATACGGACGCACGTCGGGGGTTGCACTCGGCGACTACGACATCGTCTCCTACGCGGCCGCCTTCGGCGCCCGCGGCCACCGGGTGGAAACCCTCGACGACTTCGGTGCCACGGTGCGCCGGGGCCTGGCCGAGCCGGGCGTCTCGCTGATCGACGTTCCCGTGGACTACAGCCGCAACGCCGAGTTGGCCGCGGACCTGCACGCGGACTCCTTCGAGTAG
- the alsS gene encoding acetolactate synthase AlsS, with the protein MVFNKSAKPVRSADKIVEVLSAQGVEYVFGVPGAKIDAVYDALADAGPRLVVCRHEQNAAFMAAAVGRLTGVPGVVLVTSGPGTANLATGLLTANTEQDPVVALCGAVRREDRLKRTHQSMDAAALLKTVTKFTGEINDPDNAAEATVAAFRAALSAPRGAAAVVLPADVLAAPTTAGITDRLPVPPLAAAPAFAIERACELIRGAHRPALLVGSRGADPESCLALRALVATTGLPVVETFQAAGVVSRNLEDYFLGRVGLFRNQPGDVVLGQADVLIAVGYDTVEYDPVLWNGDVARTVVHIDSVPADIDNHYQPTCELIGNVAATLGSLSDKLADLTLTDGYRSQIAGQRKALRDIDAAARDHTPEGPGLDPAAVVLRLREELGHDDQATITCDIGSVYIYMARHFRVYQPRRCCSPTANKPWASPCPGRWPPAWCAPAPRWSPYPATADFCSPRRNSRRLPAWA; encoded by the coding sequence ATGGTGTTCAACAAGTCCGCCAAACCGGTGCGCAGCGCGGACAAGATCGTTGAGGTGCTCTCGGCGCAGGGCGTCGAGTACGTCTTCGGCGTGCCCGGCGCCAAGATCGACGCCGTCTACGACGCCCTGGCCGACGCCGGCCCGCGGCTGGTGGTGTGCCGCCACGAGCAGAACGCGGCGTTCATGGCCGCGGCGGTCGGCCGCCTCACCGGTGTGCCGGGCGTCGTCCTGGTGACGTCGGGCCCCGGCACCGCCAACCTGGCCACCGGGCTGCTCACCGCCAACACCGAGCAGGACCCGGTGGTCGCGCTGTGCGGGGCCGTGCGCCGGGAAGACCGCCTCAAACGCACGCATCAGTCCATGGACGCCGCAGCGTTGCTCAAGACGGTCACGAAGTTCACCGGCGAGATCAACGACCCCGACAACGCCGCCGAGGCCACCGTCGCGGCGTTCCGCGCGGCGCTCAGCGCGCCGCGCGGCGCGGCCGCCGTCGTGCTGCCCGCCGACGTGCTGGCCGCCCCGACCACCGCCGGCATCACCGACCGCCTGCCCGTCCCGCCGCTGGCGGCGGCCCCGGCGTTCGCCATCGAGAGGGCGTGCGAACTCATTCGCGGCGCACACCGCCCGGCGCTGCTCGTCGGCAGCCGCGGCGCCGACCCGGAAAGCTGCCTGGCGCTGCGTGCCCTGGTCGCCACGACAGGGCTGCCCGTGGTGGAAACCTTCCAGGCCGCCGGGGTGGTGTCGCGCAACCTCGAGGACTACTTCCTGGGCCGGGTGGGCCTGTTCCGCAACCAGCCCGGCGACGTCGTCCTGGGCCAAGCCGACGTGTTGATCGCCGTCGGGTACGACACTGTCGAATACGACCCCGTGCTGTGGAACGGCGACGTCGCACGCACCGTCGTGCACATCGACTCGGTGCCCGCCGACATCGACAACCACTATCAGCCCACCTGCGAGCTGATCGGCAACGTCGCGGCCACTCTCGGGTCGCTGAGCGACAAGCTGGCCGACCTCACGCTCACCGACGGCTACCGGAGCCAGATCGCCGGGCAGCGAAAGGCGCTGCGCGACATCGATGCCGCCGCGCGCGATCACACCCCCGAGGGCCCCGGCCTCGACCCGGCCGCGGTCGTGCTGCGGCTGCGCGAGGAACTCGGCCACGACGACCAGGCCACAATCACCTGCGACATCGGCTCGGTCTACATCTACATGGCTCGCCACTTCCGGGTCTACCAGCCCAGGCGCTGCTGTTCTCCAACGGCCAACAAACCCTGGGCGTCGCCCTGCCCTGGGCGATGGCCGCCTGCCTGGTGCGCCCCGGCACCCCGGTGGTCTCCGTATCCGGCGACGGCGGATTTTTGTTCTCCGCGCAGGAACTCGAGACGGCTACCCGCCTGGGCCTGA
- a CDS encoding Na+/H+ antiporter: MFGLVVIVALVSAVIVGTVLGHRYRVGPPVLLILLGGLLGLIPRFGDVRIDGEIVLLLFLPAILYWESLNTSFREIRKNARIIVFLSIALVIATAVAVSWTARALGMESHAAAVLGAVLSPTDAAAVAGLGKRLPRRSLTVLRAESIVNDGTALVLFALTVHVAIGGAAVGPLDLVVRFVGSYVGGIVSGIVVGGLVTKVRRRLDAPLEEGALSLLTPFAAFLLAQSLHCSGVVAVGVSALMLTYYGPVVIRARSRLQSYAFWDIATFLINGSLWVFVGVQIPGALRGIAGVEGGLRHAAYIALAITGVVIGSRIFWGEITPVLIRLLDRRDLQRARRVGWRMRFVTAWAGFRGAVSLAAALAVPMTTLSGAPFPDRNLLVFVVIVVILVTVIVQGSTLPAVVRWARMPEDVAFEAELQLARSRGTKAALAALPLVADKLGVDEDLLARIRKDYEERAALVLANDGSGATELVERDDVVRRVRLGVLEHKRREITALRNQNLIDDIVLRELQEEMDLEEVRLLEVADGD; the protein is encoded by the coding sequence GTGTTTGGCCTCGTCGTCATCGTTGCGCTGGTGTCCGCGGTGATCGTGGGCACGGTCCTTGGGCATCGCTACCGCGTCGGCCCGCCGGTGCTGCTGATCCTGCTCGGCGGTTTGCTGGGGTTGATCCCCCGGTTCGGCGACGTGCGGATCGACGGCGAGATCGTGCTGCTGCTGTTCCTGCCGGCGATCCTTTACTGGGAGAGCCTGAACACCAGCTTCCGGGAGATTCGCAAGAACGCGCGCATCATCGTGTTCCTCAGCATCGCCCTGGTGATCGCCACCGCGGTGGCGGTGTCCTGGACGGCGCGGGCGCTGGGCATGGAGTCACACGCGGCGGCCGTCCTCGGGGCCGTGCTGTCCCCCACCGACGCCGCCGCCGTCGCCGGTCTGGGCAAACGGCTGCCGCGCCGGTCGCTGACCGTGCTGCGCGCCGAGAGCATCGTCAACGACGGGACCGCGCTGGTGCTGTTCGCATTGACCGTGCACGTCGCGATCGGCGGCGCCGCGGTCGGCCCGCTGGACCTGGTCGTGCGGTTCGTCGGCTCCTACGTCGGCGGCATCGTGTCCGGGATCGTGGTTGGCGGGCTGGTCACCAAGGTGCGCCGCCGCCTCGACGCGCCGCTCGAGGAAGGGGCCCTGAGCCTGCTCACCCCGTTCGCGGCGTTCCTGCTGGCCCAGTCGCTGCACTGCAGCGGGGTGGTCGCGGTCGGGGTGTCGGCGTTGATGCTCACCTACTACGGGCCGGTGGTGATCCGGGCGCGGTCGCGGCTGCAGTCATACGCCTTCTGGGACATCGCGACCTTCCTGATCAACGGTTCGCTGTGGGTGTTCGTCGGGGTCCAGATCCCGGGCGCGCTGCGCGGCATCGCCGGCGTCGAGGGCGGACTTCGACACGCCGCCTACATCGCGCTCGCGATCACCGGCGTCGTGATCGGGTCCCGAATCTTCTGGGGCGAGATCACCCCCGTGCTCATCCGTCTGCTCGATCGCCGCGATCTGCAACGCGCCCGCCGCGTCGGCTGGCGGATGCGCTTCGTCACCGCCTGGGCGGGATTCCGCGGCGCGGTGTCGCTGGCCGCGGCGCTGGCCGTGCCGATGACCACCCTGAGCGGCGCCCCGTTTCCGGACCGCAACCTGCTCGTCTTCGTCGTGATCGTCGTGATCCTGGTCACGGTCATCGTGCAGGGCAGCACGCTACCCGCCGTGGTCCGCTGGGCCCGGATGCCCGAGGATGTCGCTTTCGAAGCGGAGTTGCAGCTGGCCCGCAGCCGCGGCACCAAAGCCGCGCTGGCGGCGTTGCCGCTGGTCGCCGACAAACTCGGAGTCGACGAGGACCTGCTGGCCCGCATCCGCAAGGACTACGAGGAACGCGCCGCGCTGGTGCTCGCCAACGACGGCTCGGGAGCCACCGAGCTCGTCGAGCGCGACGACGTGGTCCGGCGGGTGCGCCTCGGGGTGCTCGAACACAAGCGCCGGGAGATCACCGCACTGCGCAACCAGAACCTCATCGACGACATTGTGCTGCGCGAGCTGCAGGAGGAGATGGACCTCGAGGAGGTTCGACTCCTCGAGGTCGCCGACGGCGACTGA
- a CDS encoding protease inhibitor I42 family protein, with protein sequence MGVHVLLAKIRLLVTVVVLVSSAALGCSFQSRTPSSDKTLQVSMDDVLHKDNITQNVTLGVGNTLTVKLGSNYSTPYRWQADARIGDSSIVRQSGHRYVQPTTDRMGAPGTEVWTFDALKPGTTTVTTYYSSFVGKDSKPACTYTAIVTVQ encoded by the coding sequence ATGGGGGTACACGTGCTGCTGGCGAAGATCAGGCTGCTGGTGACGGTCGTCGTGCTCGTCTCATCAGCGGCTTTGGGCTGCTCGTTTCAGTCCAGGACCCCTTCGTCGGACAAAACTCTGCAGGTCTCGATGGACGACGTCCTGCACAAGGACAACATCACTCAGAACGTCACGCTCGGCGTCGGCAACACGCTCACGGTGAAGCTGGGCTCGAACTACTCGACCCCCTACCGGTGGCAGGCGGACGCACGCATCGGCGATTCCTCGATCGTCCGGCAATCGGGCCACCGGTACGTGCAGCCGACGACCGACCGGATGGGGGCGCCGGGCACGGAGGTGTGGACGTTCGACGCGCTGAAGCCGGGCACCACGACGGTCACCACCTACTACTCGAGCTTCGTCGGCAAGGACAGCAAACCGGCGTGCACCTATACCGCGATCGTGACCGTGCAGTAG
- a CDS encoding alpha/beta hydrolase fold domain-containing protein produces the protein MREARVVHVLRQIGSLVVTAVTAVSTLNAYRPLARRGYLSLFSFMFGLVVTELPLQTLVSQLGGLVATARRLDRPVRAAAWVVATISALGLLNFSRAGHKANVPLAAALDSGLGPDRLTESGNLWRRPAGSGTAKAPGVLRMMRIYRDYAHDSNISYGEYGSANHLDIWRRPDLDPAGRAPVLFQIPGGAWTLGNKRGQAHPLMSHLAELGWICVAVNYRHSPRNTWPAHIVDVKRALAWVKAHIAEYGGDPDFVAITGGSAGGHLSALAALTPNDPRFQPGFEDADTRVQAAVPFYGVYDFTRFNDAMHPMMPGLLVKSVMKERPSTHLEIYRTASPVNHISADAPPFFVLHGRNDSLVPVEQARAFVGALRPVSRQPVVYAELPLTQHAFDIFGSARAAHTAVTVEQFLAEVYATRRQVSAA, from the coding sequence ATGCGCGAAGCTCGAGTCGTCCACGTCCTCAGGCAGATCGGGTCGTTGGTCGTGACGGCGGTGACCGCCGTGTCCACCCTCAACGCCTACCGGCCGCTGGCGCGCCGCGGCTATCTGTCGCTGTTCTCGTTCATGTTCGGCCTGGTGGTCACCGAGCTGCCACTGCAGACCCTGGTCAGCCAACTCGGGGGGCTCGTGGCGACCGCCCGCCGCCTGGACCGGCCCGTGCGGGCGGCCGCTTGGGTGGTGGCGACCATCTCGGCGCTGGGCCTGCTGAACTTCAGCCGCGCCGGCCACAAGGCGAACGTCCCGCTGGCCGCGGCGCTGGACAGCGGGCTGGGACCCGACCGTTTGACCGAGTCGGGCAACCTGTGGCGCCGGCCGGCCGGCAGCGGCACCGCCAAGGCGCCGGGAGTGCTGCGGATGATGCGCATCTACCGCGACTACGCCCACGACTCCAACATCAGCTACGGCGAATACGGCAGCGCCAACCACCTCGATATCTGGCGGCGCCCGGACCTCGACCCGGCCGGCAGGGCGCCGGTGCTCTTCCAGATCCCCGGCGGGGCGTGGACGTTGGGAAACAAACGCGGACAAGCCCATCCGCTGATGAGCCACCTGGCCGAGCTAGGCTGGATCTGTGTGGCGGTCAACTACCGGCACAGCCCGCGCAACACCTGGCCGGCCCACATCGTCGACGTCAAGCGCGCGCTCGCCTGGGTCAAAGCGCACATCGCCGAATACGGCGGCGACCCCGACTTCGTCGCCATCACCGGCGGCTCGGCCGGCGGTCACCTCTCCGCGCTGGCGGCCCTGACGCCCAACGACCCGCGGTTTCAGCCGGGGTTCGAAGACGCCGACACCCGGGTGCAGGCCGCCGTGCCGTTTTACGGCGTCTACGACTTCACGCGTTTCAACGACGCGATGCACCCCATGATGCCGGGGCTCCTCGTGAAATCGGTGATGAAGGAACGGCCCTCCACGCACCTGGAGATCTACCGCACGGCGTCGCCGGTCAACCACATTTCCGCCGACGCTCCTCCCTTCTTCGTCCTGCACGGCCGCAACGACTCGCTCGTTCCGGTCGAACAGGCACGTGCCTTCGTCGGCGCGCTGCGGCCGGTCAGCCGACAGCCCGTGGTCTACGCCGAGCTGCCCCTCACCCAGCACGCCTTCGACATCTTCGGCTCGGCCCGCGCGGCGCACACGGCGGTCACCGTCGAGCAGTTCCTCGCCGAGGTCTACGCCACGCGGCGCCAGGTCTCCGCCGCCTGA
- a CDS encoding PPE family protein has translation MDFGALPPEVNSARMYAGAGAAPMMAAASAWNTLAAELSTTAAGYESVMAELTGDQWTGPASASATASVQPYVAWLNTTAAHAQHAAAQATASAAAFETAFAMIVPPPQIAANRTQLAALVATNLLGLNTAAIMATEAQYAEMWAQDAAAMYGYAASSARAAFLNPLTSPSAIANPAAQTELVQLISAAPRTMAALATPAQAGPIDSFLSIPLVANAINGGIDTSAWFTMNAIPTAVSLGHTLNASSGAAAAAGAEAAAGGLGGPALVGAAQPAAATGMAGPPILAGLGQASTVGPLSVPASWSAAAPPAEPAAAALDGSGWAVAPDAEATAVPAGMPAMATSGKSPGFSGPRYGVKPTVMPKSVLV, from the coding sequence ATGGATTTCGGAGCGCTACCCCCGGAAGTCAACTCCGCGCGCATGTACGCCGGTGCGGGCGCCGCACCCATGATGGCCGCCGCGTCGGCGTGGAACACCCTGGCCGCGGAGTTGAGCACGACCGCGGCCGGCTACGAGTCGGTGATGGCCGAGCTCACCGGTGATCAATGGACGGGTCCGGCGTCGGCATCGGCGACCGCCTCCGTCCAGCCGTACGTGGCGTGGCTGAACACCACCGCCGCGCACGCCCAGCACGCGGCCGCGCAGGCCACGGCGTCGGCGGCCGCCTTCGAGACGGCCTTCGCGATGATCGTTCCGCCGCCACAGATCGCGGCCAACCGGACCCAGCTGGCTGCGCTCGTCGCGACAAACCTGCTGGGGCTCAACACGGCGGCGATCATGGCGACCGAGGCCCAGTACGCCGAGATGTGGGCCCAGGACGCCGCCGCCATGTACGGCTACGCCGCCTCGTCGGCGCGGGCGGCGTTCCTGAACCCGCTGACCTCTCCGTCGGCGATCGCCAACCCGGCCGCCCAGACCGAGCTGGTACAGCTGATCTCGGCCGCACCTCGCACGATGGCCGCACTCGCCACACCCGCGCAGGCCGGCCCGATCGACAGCTTCCTGAGCATCCCGTTGGTAGCCAACGCAATCAACGGCGGAATCGACACGTCGGCGTGGTTCACCATGAACGCCATCCCCACCGCGGTGTCACTGGGTCACACCCTCAACGCCTCGTCGGGTGCCGCCGCCGCGGCGGGCGCCGAGGCCGCGGCGGGCGGCCTGGGCGGGCCGGCTCTGGTGGGCGCCGCACAGCCGGCCGCGGCGACGGGCATGGCCGGCCCGCCGATTCTGGCGGGGCTCGGGCAGGCGTCCACGGTGGGCCCGCTGTCGGTGCCGGCCAGTTGGTCGGCGGCGGCCCCGCCCGCCGAGCCCGCGGCGGCGGCGCTGGACGGATCGGGCTGGGCCGTCGCACCCGACGCCGAGGCCACGGCAGTTCCGGCCGGCATGCCGGCCATGGCCACCTCAGGGAAGTCACCGGGCTTCAGCGGCCCGCGGTACGGGGTCAAGCCCACCGTGATGCCCAAGTCCGTGCTGGTGTGA
- a CDS encoding PPE family protein, SVP subgroup translates to MSFVITHPEALTYAAGKLQTLGSALADQNTAVAVPTTSLAPAGTDEVSGLQAALFTAYGNLYQSISAQATAIHELFVKTLGTSAAAYAVTESTNSVATASPLSAVSGAVNGTSAQVIPAGLSGGFANIVNIGAGNYSSAASDLLNMAAGGLLPTQEGGLSAGPVAAAGPGPALTAAGPAGFGGSPIAAGLGQAATVGRLSVPPSWAAGPAAPPVGPGAATLAGWTAPPPHGAAMTAVPAGMPAVAASGKAGGLGTPRYGVKPTVMGRPAGV, encoded by the coding sequence ATGTCGTTCGTGATCACCCACCCCGAAGCGCTGACCTACGCGGCCGGCAAACTGCAGACCCTCGGCTCCGCGCTGGCCGACCAGAACACCGCCGTGGCGGTCCCGACCACGAGCCTCGCGCCCGCGGGCACCGACGAAGTATCCGGTTTGCAGGCAGCGCTTTTCACGGCGTACGGCAACCTGTACCAGTCCATCAGCGCCCAGGCCACGGCGATCCACGAGCTGTTCGTGAAAACCCTGGGAACCAGCGCCGCCGCCTACGCGGTCACCGAGTCCACCAACTCCGTCGCGACCGCGTCGCCGCTGTCGGCGGTCTCCGGTGCCGTCAACGGGACCAGCGCGCAGGTCATACCCGCGGGATTGTCGGGTGGTTTCGCCAATATCGTCAACATCGGGGCGGGCAACTACTCCTCCGCCGCGTCGGACCTGCTCAACATGGCGGCCGGCGGGCTGCTTCCCACGCAGGAGGGGGGCCTTAGCGCCGGCCCCGTTGCTGCGGCGGGCCCGGGGCCTGCCCTGACCGCGGCGGGCCCGGCGGGCTTCGGCGGATCGCCGATCGCGGCCGGTCTCGGCCAGGCGGCCACGGTCGGGCGGCTGTCGGTGCCGCCCAGCTGGGCGGCGGGACCGGCCGCCCCGCCGGTCGGTCCCGGCGCCGCGACGTTGGCCGGCTGGACCGCCCCGCCGCCCCACGGCGCGGCGATGACGGCCGTGCCCGCCGGGATGCCGGCGGTCGCCGCGTCCGGCAAGGCCGGCGGCCTGGGCACCCCGCGCTACGGGGTCAAACCCACCGTGATGGGACGCCCGGCGGGCGTCTGA
- a CDS encoding transposase — MTVSSGMGAVRIVRETGKPIAAVARDLGMNPGTLGNWVAQDQEQREGRGELSKDDLAKLKRLRAENAELRMERDVLKRSVVLWVKEATK; from the coding sequence ATGACCGTGAGTTCCGGGATGGGGGCTGTGCGGATCGTGCGGGAAACGGGTAAGCCGATCGCGGCGGTGGCGCGCGATCTGGGCATGAATCCGGGCACCTTGGGGAACTGGGTTGCCCAGGATCAGGAGCAGCGCGAGGGCCGTGGGGAGTTGTCCAAGGACGATCTGGCCAAGCTGAAGCGTTTGCGGGCGGAGAACGCCGAGCTGCGGATGGAACGTGATGTCCTCAAGCGATCAGTGGTCCTGTGGGTGAAGGAGGCGACGAAGTGA
- the fdxA gene encoding ferredoxin codes for MTYVIAEPCVDIKDKACIEECPVDCIYEGARMLYIHPDECVDCGACEPVCPVESIYYEDDLPAEYSEYTQINADFFAELGSPGGASKVGLTENDPAPVKALESRAEAT; via the coding sequence GTGACATACGTGATCGCCGAACCCTGTGTCGACATCAAAGACAAGGCATGCATCGAGGAATGCCCCGTCGACTGCATCTACGAGGGCGCGCGGATGCTCTACATCCACCCCGACGAGTGTGTCGACTGCGGTGCCTGCGAGCCGGTGTGCCCGGTGGAGTCGATCTACTACGAGGATGATCTGCCCGCCGAGTACAGCGAGTACACCCAGATCAACGCCGACTTCTTCGCCGAGCTCGGTTCGCCGGGCGGGGCGTCGAAGGTCGGGCTGACCGAGAACGACCCCGCCCCGGTCAAAGCCCTGGAGAGCCGGGCCGAGGCAACATAA